Proteins encoded within one genomic window of Mesorhizobium sp. AR10:
- a CDS encoding DUF2852 domain-containing protein: MNTSALIRPAWTPATIALMVVGFMVFWPLGFAMLAYIIWGDRLDGFKRDVNRATDGIFAGCRRGSDKAARWGHGSARTGNVAFDDWREKELERLNEERNKLDEMLTQFDEYARELRRAKDQDEFDRFMANRNKATSPTTTESTGSTTTTKRGKGSTLLDD; this comes from the coding sequence ATGAACACATCTGCATTGATCCGTCCGGCCTGGACGCCGGCGACCATCGCATTGATGGTTGTTGGCTTCATGGTGTTCTGGCCGCTCGGCTTCGCCATGCTCGCCTACATCATCTGGGGCGACCGGCTTGACGGCTTCAAGCGCGACGTGAACCGCGCCACCGACGGCATCTTCGCCGGCTGCCGCCGCGGTTCCGACAAGGCCGCGCGCTGGGGCCATGGCTCGGCCCGCACCGGCAACGTCGCTTTCGACGACTGGCGCGAAAAGGAACTCGAGCGTCTCAATGAAGAGCGCAACAAGCTCGACGAGATGCTGACCCAGTTCGACGAGTACGCCCGCGAATTGCGCCGCGCCAAGGACCAGGACGAGTTCGATCGTTTCATGGCCAACCGCAACAAGGCGACCTCGCCGACGACAACCGAGTCGACCGGTTCGACGACGACCACCAAGCGCGGCAAGGGTTCGACCCTGCTTGACGACTGA
- a CDS encoding alpha/beta hydrolase: protein MTTPVFLDVEGTSIAVRQTAGAAPGIVWLGGYKSDMLGTKAQTLAEWAGREGRAFLRHDYSGHGESGGAFADGTISKWLAQSLAVFRHFTQGRQILVGSSMGAWIALRMVQELRKAGEDRIAGLVLLAPAPDFTAELVEPALTEAQKRDLAEKGFFEEPSDYSAEPYIYTRALIEDGRNNRVMTGPIDTHCPVHILQGLADADVPASHALKLVGLLPADDVTLSLIPEGDHRLSRPQDLDMLLRSVGAMARQAG, encoded by the coding sequence ATGACCACCCCGGTTTTTCTGGATGTCGAGGGAACGAGCATCGCCGTCAGGCAGACGGCGGGTGCCGCGCCCGGCATCGTCTGGCTCGGCGGCTATAAATCCGACATGCTGGGCACAAAGGCGCAGACGCTGGCGGAATGGGCAGGTCGGGAAGGCCGCGCCTTCCTGCGCCACGACTATTCCGGCCATGGCGAATCGGGCGGCGCCTTTGCCGACGGCACCATCTCGAAATGGCTCGCGCAAAGCCTGGCCGTTTTTCGTCATTTCACGCAAGGCAGGCAGATCCTGGTCGGCTCCTCGATGGGCGCATGGATCGCGTTGCGCATGGTGCAGGAATTGCGCAAGGCCGGCGAGGATCGCATTGCCGGTCTGGTGCTTCTGGCGCCGGCGCCGGATTTCACCGCCGAGCTGGTCGAACCGGCGCTGACCGAAGCGCAGAAGCGCGACCTCGCGGAGAAGGGCTTCTTCGAGGAGCCGTCGGACTATTCCGCCGAGCCCTACATCTACACGCGCGCGCTGATCGAGGATGGCCGCAACAACCGGGTGATGACCGGGCCGATCGACACCCACTGCCCCGTCCACATCCTGCAAGGCCTGGCCGACGCCGACGTGCCGGCAAGCCATGCGCTGAAGCTGGTCGGCCTGCTGCCGGCCGACGATGTCACGCTGTCGCTCATTCCCGAGGGCGACCACCGCCTATCGCGACCACAGGATCTCGACATGCTGCTGCGGTCGGTGGGGGCCATGGCGCGGCAGGCAGGATAG
- a CDS encoding GFA family protein yields MTAPHAGGCRCGAVRFEASAEPHHISYCHCGDCRRASGAPVSAFVGFLTEQVAFTGKALKMFENGPVTRSFCGICGSPIAYVDERLEDHIYFMLGAMDMPADFEPTLHAYVSEQLPFLHMSDDLPRHVKTSVKRPHGTEP; encoded by the coding sequence ATGACAGCGCCACACGCTGGCGGCTGCCGCTGCGGCGCCGTGCGGTTCGAGGCTTCGGCCGAACCGCACCACATCAGCTATTGCCATTGCGGCGATTGCCGGCGGGCCAGCGGCGCGCCGGTGTCGGCCTTTGTCGGCTTCCTGACCGAGCAGGTGGCTTTCACCGGCAAGGCGCTGAAGATGTTCGAGAACGGGCCGGTGACACGCTCGTTCTGCGGCATCTGCGGCTCGCCGATCGCCTATGTCGACGAGCGGCTGGAAGACCACATCTACTTCATGCTCGGCGCCATGGACATGCCGGCCGACTTCGAGCCGACGCTGCATGCCTATGTCAGCGAGCAACTGCCCTTCCTGCATATGTCCGACGACTTGCCGAGACACGTGAAAACAAGCGTCAAAAGACCACACGGAACAGAACCATGA
- a CDS encoding methyltransferase family protein translates to MVNEVKYALGSYQHTRRMVLAVLVVVLFAGLLFGQSAFPPDTPVHETIEMVGVLLIFLGIVGRLWSTLYIGGRKSSEVVTGGPYSITRNPLYVFSTVAAAGVGAQIGSITATIGFAVLCAGAFYIVILREEKFLKEALGAPYRAYLAKVPRFFPKLSLYQEGDTGSFKPRLLLTTLLDGLVFLVALPVFETIDGAQQSGILPVLFRLP, encoded by the coding sequence ATGGTCAATGAAGTCAAGTATGCGCTGGGCAGCTACCAGCACACGCGCAGGATGGTGCTTGCCGTTCTCGTCGTCGTCCTGTTCGCTGGACTGCTGTTCGGGCAATCTGCCTTTCCGCCCGATACTCCGGTGCATGAAACGATCGAAATGGTCGGTGTTCTCTTGATCTTTCTCGGCATTGTCGGGCGCCTGTGGTCGACGCTCTATATCGGCGGCCGCAAATCCTCCGAGGTGGTTACCGGCGGACCTTATTCGATCACCCGCAACCCGCTCTATGTCTTCTCGACGGTTGCCGCCGCAGGCGTCGGCGCGCAGATCGGCTCTATTACCGCCACGATCGGCTTTGCGGTGCTGTGCGCGGGCGCCTTTTACATTGTCATCCTGCGCGAGGAGAAATTCCTGAAGGAAGCCCTCGGCGCCCCATACCGGGCCTATCTGGCGAAAGTGCCGCGCTTCTTCCCGAAGCTGTCACTTTACCAGGAAGGCGATACCGGCAGCTTCAAGCCGCGCCTGCTGTTGACCACTTTGCTGGACGGCCTGGTGTTCCTGGTGGCGCTTCCGGTCTTCGAAACAATCGACGGCGCTCAACAGTCGGGCATTCTGCCGGTGCTGTTCCGGCTACCGTAA
- the pheS gene encoding phenylalanine--tRNA ligase subunit alpha: MSDMETLENSLMADIASAADEASIEAVRVSALGKKGSVSEMLKTLGSMTADERQIKGPAINGLKNRVTEALSMRKAELKDVAISARLAAEKVDVTLPVRQSPAERGRIHPISQVIDEIAAIFGDLGFAIAEGPDIETDYYNFTALNFPEGHPAREMHDTFFFQPDEKGERKLLRTHTSPVQIRTMETQKPPIRIVIPGKTYRQDSDATHSPMFHQVEGLVIDKSANVANMKWVLEEFCKAFFEVPQVKMRFRPSFFPFTEPSLEVDIQCDRSRPGEVRFGEGSDWMEILGCGMVHPNVLRHGGLDPDEYQGFAWGMGIDRIAMLKYGMPDLRAFFDADVRWLSHYGFRPLDMPTLFGGLST; encoded by the coding sequence ATGAGTGACATGGAAACTCTCGAAAATTCCCTGATGGCCGACATCGCGTCGGCCGCCGACGAGGCGTCGATCGAGGCTGTGCGCGTTTCGGCCCTCGGCAAGAAGGGCTCCGTCTCCGAGATGCTGAAGACGCTCGGTTCGATGACGGCCGACGAGCGCCAGATCAAAGGCCCGGCGATCAATGGCCTCAAGAACCGCGTCACCGAGGCGCTTTCAATGCGCAAGGCCGAGCTGAAGGACGTGGCGATCTCGGCCCGTCTTGCCGCCGAGAAGGTCGATGTGACGCTGCCGGTGCGGCAGTCGCCGGCCGAGCGCGGCCGCATCCACCCGATCAGCCAGGTCATCGACGAGATCGCCGCGATCTTCGGCGACCTCGGTTTCGCCATTGCCGAAGGGCCGGATATCGAGACCGACTACTACAATTTCACCGCGCTGAACTTCCCTGAGGGGCATCCGGCGCGCGAGATGCACGACACGTTCTTCTTCCAGCCGGACGAGAAGGGCGAGCGAAAGCTTTTGCGCACCCACACCTCGCCGGTGCAGATCCGCACCATGGAGACGCAGAAGCCGCCGATCCGCATCGTCATCCCCGGCAAGACCTATCGTCAGGATTCCGATGCCACCCACTCGCCGATGTTCCATCAGGTCGAGGGGCTGGTGATCGACAAGTCGGCCAACGTCGCCAACATGAAGTGGGTGCTGGAAGAGTTCTGCAAGGCCTTCTTCGAGGTGCCACAGGTCAAGATGCGCTTCCGCCCGTCCTTCTTCCCGTTCACCGAGCCCAGCCTCGAGGTCGACATCCAGTGCGACCGTTCGCGGCCGGGCGAGGTGCGCTTCGGCGAAGGCTCCGACTGGATGGAGATCCTCGGCTGCGGCATGGTGCACCCCAATGTGCTGCGCCATGGCGGGCTCGATCCCGATGAATACCAGGGCTTTGCCTGGGGCATGGGCATCGATCGCATCGCCATGCTGAAATACGGCATGCCGGACCTGCGCGCCTTCTTCGACGCCGACGTGCGCTGGCTGTCGCATTACGGTTTCAGGCCGCTCGACATGCCGACGCTGTTCGGCGGCTTGAGCACATGA
- the infC gene encoding translation initiation factor IF-3: MRRPFKAAAPTKDGPRSNRDIRVPRVQLIDAEGQNRGDVSINDALLLAEEAGLDLVEISPNAVPPVVKILDLGKLKYANQKKAAEARKNQKVIEIKEIKMRPNIDSHDYETKMKAVRRFFEEGDKVKLTLRFRGREMAHMELGMQLLNKVREEVAPIAKVEAEPKLEGRQMMMVLAPR, encoded by the coding sequence ATTCGCAGACCTTTCAAAGCAGCGGCGCCCACCAAGGATGGCCCGCGCTCCAACCGTGACATCCGGGTTCCCCGGGTCCAGCTAATCGACGCCGAAGGCCAGAACCGCGGCGATGTCTCCATCAACGACGCATTGCTGCTCGCCGAAGAGGCCGGGCTCGATCTGGTCGAGATATCACCCAATGCGGTGCCGCCCGTCGTAAAAATCCTCGATCTCGGCAAGCTGAAATACGCCAACCAGAAGAAGGCGGCCGAGGCGCGCAAGAACCAGAAGGTCATCGAGATCAAGGAGATCAAGATGCGCCCGAACATCGACAGCCACGACTACGAGACGAAGATGAAGGCCGTGCGGCGCTTCTTCGAGGAAGGCGACAAGGTCAAGCTGACGTTGCGCTTCCGCGGCCGCGAGATGGCGCATATGGAACTCGGCATGCAGCTTCTGAACAAGGTTCGCGAGGAAGTGGCGCCCATCGCCAAGGTCGAAGCCGAACCGAAGCTAGAGGGCCGCCAGATGATGATGGTGCTGGCGCCCCGCTAG
- a CDS encoding M48 family metallopeptidase: MTIGFFRNLTKPKPAPVVEREHSVAGRTLPLKIVESHRARRLTLRIDSGGQGLRITVPPGLRRGEVEKFLDRHQDWLEQRLAKVPTRPQVRPGIKIPLRGVPHRIVHDPSKRGTVTLSRDERSPLMIVHGERVHLPRRIADFLKREAKREIERLVAKHSAAIGKRPKAIRFKDTSSRWGSCTSDGSLSFSWRIMMAPAPVINYLVAHEVAHLKEMNHGPKFWKLCEQLCPDTERCKAWLKRNGGALQAIVFE, translated from the coding sequence ATGACCATCGGCTTCTTCCGCAACCTGACCAAACCCAAGCCGGCGCCCGTCGTTGAGCGCGAGCATAGCGTGGCCGGTCGCACGCTGCCGCTCAAGATCGTCGAGAGCCACAGGGCGCGGCGCCTGACGCTGCGCATCGATTCCGGCGGCCAGGGCCTGCGCATCACCGTGCCGCCGGGCTTGCGCCGCGGCGAGGTCGAGAAATTCCTCGACCGCCACCAGGACTGGCTGGAGCAGCGCCTGGCCAAGGTGCCCACAAGGCCGCAGGTGCGCCCCGGCATCAAGATCCCACTGCGCGGCGTGCCGCATCGCATCGTGCATGATCCGTCAAAACGGGGCACCGTCACGCTGTCGCGCGACGAGCGCAGCCCGCTGATGATCGTCCATGGTGAGCGCGTGCATCTGCCGCGCCGCATCGCCGATTTCCTCAAGCGTGAGGCCAAGCGCGAGATCGAGCGGCTGGTGGCCAAACACAGCGCCGCGATCGGCAAGCGCCCCAAGGCGATCCGCTTCAAGGACACGTCGAGCCGCTGGGGATCATGCACCTCCGACGGCAGCCTGTCGTTCTCCTGGCGCATCATGATGGCGCCGGCGCCGGTGATAAACTACCTCGTCGCCCATGAGGTGGCGCATCTCAAGGAGATGAACCACGGTCCGAAATTCTGGAAATTGTGCGAGCAGCTTTGCCCCGACACCGAACGCTGCAAGGCCTGGCTGAAGCGCAATGGCGGCGCCCTACAGGCGATCGTGTTCGAGTAA
- a CDS encoding benzoate/H(+) symporter BenE family transporter: MRISIPISAFVAAIVGFGGTLAVVIAAAKAVGATQVETASWVTALCLAMTIECLWLSWRTKMPVITAWSTPGLALIAASSGFSMGEAVGAFIVTALLLIATGLFGPLTRLIARIPASVASGMLAGILVSFAVNAIKTIPVDPWLILPLIAAFFVIRLFNPALSVLAVLIGGGLAAFLTGRVGGLPTPELSTLTLIMPQFTATAIIGLALPLYLVTMASQNLSGLAVLRAAGYHPEPGPLIGVTGLLSLLSAPFGASTTNLAAISAAICTGPDVHPDPAERWKTGPFYALAYLVFAMFGASLVAIFAVLPQSLIVLVAGLALMAPLANALSIALKDEGERMPATVTFAVTASGLTLFGVGAAFWGLVAGMVVLFLEMLKKR; encoded by the coding sequence ATGCGCATTTCCATCCCCATCTCCGCCTTCGTCGCGGCGATTGTCGGTTTTGGCGGCACGCTGGCCGTCGTCATTGCGGCGGCCAAGGCGGTCGGTGCGACGCAGGTCGAAACGGCGAGCTGGGTGACGGCGCTCTGCCTGGCGATGACGATCGAGTGCCTGTGGCTGTCCTGGCGCACGAAAATGCCCGTCATCACCGCCTGGTCGACGCCTGGCCTGGCGCTGATCGCGGCATCGAGCGGCTTTTCGATGGGGGAAGCGGTCGGCGCCTTCATCGTCACCGCGCTGCTGCTGATCGCCACCGGCCTGTTCGGGCCGCTGACGCGACTGATCGCCAGGATACCGGCCTCGGTCGCTTCGGGGATGCTGGCCGGCATCCTCGTCAGCTTCGCCGTCAACGCGATCAAGACCATCCCGGTCGACCCCTGGCTGATCCTGCCACTGATCGCCGCCTTCTTCGTCATCCGCCTGTTCAATCCAGCATTGTCGGTGCTGGCGGTGCTGATCGGCGGCGGCCTTGCCGCCTTCCTTACCGGTCGCGTCGGCGGCTTGCCGACTCCGGAACTGTCGACATTGACGCTGATCATGCCTCAATTCACGGCGACCGCGATCATCGGCCTGGCGCTGCCGCTCTACCTCGTCACCATGGCCTCGCAGAACCTGTCAGGCCTCGCCGTGCTGCGCGCCGCCGGCTACCACCCCGAACCCGGCCCGCTGATCGGTGTCACCGGCCTGTTGTCGCTGCTGTCGGCGCCGTTCGGCGCTTCGACCACCAATCTAGCGGCGATCTCGGCGGCGATCTGCACCGGGCCGGACGTGCATCCCGATCCCGCCGAGCGCTGGAAGACCGGGCCCTTCTACGCGCTGGCCTATCTCGTCTTCGCCATGTTCGGCGCCTCGCTGGTGGCGATCTTCGCCGTCCTGCCGCAAAGCCTGATCGTGCTGGTCGCCGGCCTGGCGCTGATGGCACCGCTCGCCAACGCGCTGTCGATCGCCTTGAAGGACGAGGGCGAACGCATGCCCGCCACCGTCACCTTTGCCGTCACCGCGTCAGGGCTGACGCTGTTCGGCGTCGGCGCGGCGTTCTGGGGGCTGGTCGCCGGCATGGTCGTGCTTTTCCTTGAAATGCTCAAAAAGCGATAA
- the rplT gene encoding 50S ribosomal protein L20, translating into MARVKRGVTSHAKHKKVLKAAKGFYGRRKNTIRIAKQAVEKSMQYAYRDRKNRKRSFRALWIQRINAATHEHGLTYGRFIDGLNKSGIEIDRKILSDMAIHEPQAFAALVAKAKVALEYLKNTTPNAFESAVA; encoded by the coding sequence ATGGCACGCGTAAAAAGAGGCGTCACCTCGCACGCCAAGCACAAGAAGGTCCTGAAAGCCGCCAAGGGTTTCTACGGCCGTCGCAAGAACACCATCCGCATCGCCAAGCAGGCGGTGGAAAAGTCGATGCAGTATGCGTATCGCGACCGCAAGAACCGCAAGCGCTCGTTCCGCGCGCTGTGGATCCAGCGCATCAATGCCGCGACCCACGAACATGGCCTGACCTATGGCCGCTTCATCGACGGCCTCAACAAGTCGGGCATCGAGATCGATCGCAAGATCCTGTCGGACATGGCTATCCACGAGCCGCAGGCGTTCGCTGCCCTGGTGGCCAAGGCCAAGGTCGCGCTCGAATATCTGAAGAACACCACGCCGAACGCTTTTGAAAGCGCTGTCGCTTAA
- the rpmI gene encoding 50S ribosomal protein L35, with amino-acid sequence MPKMKTKSAAKKRFKITGTGKVLSAAAGKRHGMIKRSNKFIRNARGTMVLAEPDGKKVIKNFLPNGL; translated from the coding sequence ATGCCCAAGATGAAGACCAAGTCGGCCGCCAAGAAGCGGTTCAAGATCACAGGTACGGGTAAAGTCCTGTCGGCTGCGGCCGGCAAGCGTCACGGCATGATCAAGCGTTCCAACAAGTTCATTCGAAATGCCCGCGGCACGATGGTTCTGGCTGAACCGGATGGCAAGAAGGTCATCAAGAATTTTCTGCCGAACGGCCTCTAA
- a CDS encoding phosphoribosylanthranilate isomerase, producing MALDIKICGLKTDEALAAALAGGASHVGFIFFAKSPRYVEPSEARRLRQAAQGKATAVAVTVDASDAFLDEIVAKMHPDMLQLHGSETPERVAQLKARYGLPVMKALSVSEAADLERIKPFIGIADRFLFDAKPPKGSELPGGNGVAFDWRILAGLDAGVDYMLSGGLNAANIGDALRLANPPGIDISSGVESAPGVKDPALIEQFFRAVRAARDNRAA from the coding sequence ATGGCGCTCGACATCAAGATATGCGGGTTGAAGACCGACGAGGCATTGGCCGCGGCATTGGCCGGCGGCGCCAGCCATGTCGGCTTCATTTTCTTTGCCAAGAGCCCGCGCTATGTCGAACCGTCTGAAGCCCGGCGCTTGCGGCAGGCGGCGCAGGGCAAGGCCACAGCGGTCGCCGTCACGGTCGACGCCAGCGACGCGTTTCTGGACGAGATCGTCGCAAAAATGCATCCCGACATGTTGCAGTTGCACGGTTCGGAAACGCCCGAGCGGGTGGCGCAGCTCAAGGCCCGTTACGGCCTGCCGGTGATGAAGGCGCTGTCGGTCAGCGAGGCTGCCGACCTGGAGCGGATAAAACCCTTCATCGGCATTGCCGACCGTTTCCTGTTCGACGCCAAGCCGCCGAAAGGTTCGGAATTGCCGGGCGGCAACGGCGTCGCCTTTGACTGGCGTATCCTTGCCGGCCTTGACGCCGGCGTCGATTACATGCTTTCCGGTGGGCTCAACGCCGCCAACATCGGCGACGCCCTTCGGCTTGCCAACCCGCCCGGAATAGATATTTCCTCGGGCGTGGAAAGCGCGCCGGGCGTCAAGGATCCGGCGCTGATCGAACAGTTTTTCCGGGCCGTCAGGGCAGCACGCGACAACCGCGCCGCCTGA
- a CDS encoding LysR family transcriptional regulator, which translates to MAASDEMAAFVRIVDVGSFAKAAEELRVTPSALSKLVSRLEDRLGVRLLTRTTRRLALTSEGALYLERARDVLELIGRTEDDVSSTRSSPKGLLRLNSSTGFARQALLHALPAFLQRFPEVSVDLSLTDRLVDPVAEQADVVIRGSPAAGSDLVVRKLAEGRRLICAAPSYLQRAGTPLSAAELAGHSCIALSGQPSPTTWPIATENGIVRFLPKGNFACDNVGMLFDMAIEGHGIVRLADFVVGQAVRGGRLVEILTDVNRSDTISLWALTPKGRFRAPRIQAFLEFMGEWLAQSANAQTGAMPGT; encoded by the coding sequence ATGGCTGCATCAGATGAAATGGCCGCCTTCGTGCGCATCGTGGACGTTGGCTCCTTCGCCAAGGCGGCCGAGGAACTGCGTGTTACGCCGTCGGCGCTGTCGAAGCTGGTGTCGCGTCTCGAAGACCGGCTCGGCGTTCGTCTCTTGACGCGCACCACGCGGCGGTTGGCGCTGACCTCGGAAGGTGCACTCTATCTTGAACGGGCGCGCGACGTGCTGGAGCTCATTGGCCGAACCGAGGACGATGTGTCGTCGACGCGCAGCAGCCCCAAAGGCCTTTTGCGGCTCAATTCCAGCACTGGCTTTGCCAGACAGGCGCTGTTGCACGCGCTGCCGGCTTTTCTGCAGCGTTTTCCCGAAGTCTCGGTGGACCTCTCTCTGACCGACCGGCTCGTCGATCCTGTTGCCGAGCAGGCCGACGTGGTCATACGCGGCAGCCCGGCCGCCGGGTCCGATCTGGTGGTTCGCAAACTGGCGGAAGGGCGCCGATTGATTTGTGCCGCGCCATCCTATCTGCAGCGGGCCGGGACCCCGCTTTCAGCTGCGGAGCTGGCAGGGCACAGCTGCATTGCGCTGTCGGGCCAGCCTTCGCCGACGACCTGGCCAATCGCAACCGAGAACGGCATCGTGCGCTTCCTGCCGAAGGGAAACTTCGCCTGTGACAATGTCGGTATGCTTTTCGATATGGCGATCGAGGGCCATGGCATTGTCCGCCTCGCCGATTTTGTCGTCGGGCAAGCCGTTCGCGGTGGCAGGCTCGTGGAAATTCTGACTGATGTAAATCGCTCGGACACGATTTCGCTGTGGGCCCTGACGCCGAAGGGGCGTTTTCGCGCGCCGCGCATCCAGGCTTTTCTCGAATTCATGGGAGAGTGGCTTGCGCAAAGCGCCAACGCTCAGACAGGTGCGATGCCTGGAACGTGA
- the pheT gene encoding phenylalanine--tRNA ligase subunit beta, whose translation MKFTLSWLKDHLETDASLNEIVERLTSIGLEVEHVDDKTSLKPFVIAKVLTAVQHPDADRLRVLTVDTGDGKAPVQVVCGAPNARAGLIGAFAAPGTYVPGIDVTLTVGKIRGVESHGMMCSERELELSDEHNGIIDLPADAPVGTSFAAYAHLDDPVIEINLTPNRPDATSVYGIARDLAASGLGTLKSAPIEAISGQGETPVKVTIEAPELCPGFALRLVRGVKNGPSPKWLQQRLIAIGLRPISALVDITNYVTFDRGRPLHVFDAKKVAGNLTVRRARDGEKVQALDGREYTLTPEMCVIADDDGVESVAGVMGGEHSGCDDATTDVLIESALWDPIATARTGRTLGIITDARYRFERGVDPEFMVPGVELATKLVLDFCGGTPTQTEVVGYAGHTPKIVSFPLSEVKRLTGIEVPKAESLDILSRLGFKPEGSGDVVNVAVPSWRPDVDGKADLVEEVMRIHGVDNIVPQPLGAHDAVNSRILTTLQVRTRTAKRALAVRGMMEAVTWSFIPAKHAELFGGGQTALKLANPIAADMSDMRPSLLPGLMAAAQRNADKGIGDVALFEVSGTYEGDGADQQRRVAAGVRRGTAKLDGSGRNWAGNAGPVGVFDAKADAIAALEACGAPVERLQIEAGGPDWYHPGRSGTIKLGPKTVLGTFGEFHPKTLEGLDVSGPLCGFEVFVDAVPEPKAKPTKTKPKLELSAFQAVKRDFAFVVDKAVEASTLVRAALASDKKLITGVSVFDIFEGASLGEGKKSIAIEVSIQPVEKTLTDEDFEALAKRIIENVGKQTGGVLRG comes from the coding sequence ATGAAATTCACCCTCTCCTGGCTCAAGGATCACCTCGAGACCGACGCTTCGCTCAACGAGATCGTCGAGCGGCTGACCTCGATCGGCCTCGAAGTCGAGCATGTCGACGACAAGACGAGCCTGAAGCCCTTCGTCATCGCCAAGGTGTTGACGGCGGTGCAGCACCCGGACGCCGACCGGCTGCGCGTGCTGACGGTCGATACCGGTGACGGCAAGGCCCCGGTGCAGGTCGTCTGCGGCGCGCCCAATGCCCGAGCCGGCCTGATCGGCGCCTTTGCCGCGCCCGGCACCTATGTTCCCGGCATCGACGTGACGCTGACGGTCGGCAAGATCCGCGGCGTCGAAAGCCATGGCATGATGTGTTCCGAGCGCGAGCTCGAACTTTCCGACGAGCACAACGGCATCATCGACCTGCCGGCCGATGCGCCGGTCGGCACCAGCTTTGCCGCCTATGCGCATCTCGACGACCCGGTGATCGAGATCAATCTGACGCCGAACCGGCCGGACGCGACCAGCGTCTACGGCATTGCCAGGGATCTGGCGGCGAGCGGGCTTGGCACGCTGAAAAGCGCGCCGATCGAAGCGATATCAGGTCAGGGCGAGACGCCGGTGAAGGTTACGATCGAAGCGCCGGAGCTTTGCCCGGGCTTCGCGCTACGGCTGGTGCGCGGCGTCAAGAACGGACCGTCGCCGAAATGGCTGCAGCAAAGGCTGATCGCCATTGGCCTTCGGCCAATCAGCGCGCTGGTCGACATCACCAACTACGTCACCTTCGACCGCGGCCGGCCGCTGCATGTATTCGATGCGAAGAAGGTCGCCGGCAACCTCACCGTGCGGCGGGCGCGTGACGGCGAAAAGGTGCAGGCGCTCGACGGCCGCGAATACACGCTGACACCTGAGATGTGCGTCATCGCAGACGACGATGGCGTCGAATCCGTTGCCGGCGTCATGGGCGGCGAGCATTCCGGCTGCGACGATGCTACCACCGACGTGCTGATCGAATCCGCGCTTTGGGACCCGATCGCCACGGCCCGCACCGGCCGGACGCTCGGCATCATCACCGATGCCCGCTATCGCTTCGAGCGCGGCGTCGACCCCGAATTCATGGTTCCCGGCGTCGAACTGGCGACGAAACTGGTGCTCGATTTCTGCGGCGGCACGCCTACTCAGACCGAAGTCGTCGGCTATGCCGGCCACACGCCCAAGATCGTTTCCTTCCCGCTCTCGGAAGTGAAGCGGCTGACAGGCATCGAAGTACCGAAGGCGGAAAGTCTCGATATCCTGTCGCGCCTCGGCTTCAAGCCGGAAGGCTCGGGCGATGTCGTCAATGTCGCGGTTCCCTCATGGCGTCCGGACGTCGACGGCAAGGCCGATCTGGTTGAAGAGGTGATGCGCATCCATGGCGTCGACAACATCGTGCCGCAGCCGCTTGGCGCCCATGACGCGGTCAATTCCAGGATCCTGACCACGCTGCAGGTCCGCACCCGCACGGCAAAACGTGCGCTCGCAGTGCGCGGCATGATGGAGGCCGTCACCTGGTCGTTCATTCCGGCAAAACACGCCGAACTGTTCGGCGGTGGCCAGACCGCACTGAAGCTTGCCAATCCGATCGCCGCCGACATGTCCGATATGCGGCCATCGCTGCTGCCGGGGCTGATGGCGGCCGCGCAGCGCAATGCCGACAAGGGCATTGGCGATGTGGCGCTGTTCGAAGTTTCGGGCACCTATGAGGGCGATGGCGCCGACCAGCAGCGGCGGGTTGCCGCCGGCGTGCGGCGCGGCACGGCCAAGCTCGACGGCTCCGGCCGCAACTGGGCCGGCAATGCAGGGCCGGTCGGCGTGTTCGACGCCAAGGCCGATGCGATCGCCGCACTGGAAGCCTGCGGTGCGCCGGTCGAGCGGCTGCAGATCGAGGCCGGCGGCCCGGACTGGTATCATCCCGGCCGTTCCGGCACGATCAAGCTCGGGCCGAAAACCGTGCTCGGCACGTTCGGCGAATTCCACCCGAAGACGCTGGAGGGGCTGGATGTCTCCGGCCCGCTCTGCGGCTTCGAGGTCTTTGTCGATGCCGTGCCCGAGCCGAAGGCCAAGCCGACGAAAACCAAGCCGAAGCTGGAGCTGTCCGCCTTCCAGGCGGTGAAGCGCGATTTTGCTTTCGTCGTCGACAAAGCGGTCGAGGCCAGCACGCTGGTTCGTGCCGCCCTTGCATCCGACAAGAAGCTGATCACCGGCGTCTCGGTCTTCGACATTTTCGAGGGCGCGTCGCTTGGCGAGGGCAAGAAATCGATTGCCATCGAGGTGTCGATCCAGCCGGTCGAGAAGACGCTGACCGACGAGGATTTCGAGGCGCTGGCGAAGCGCATCATCGAGAATGTCGGCAAGCAGACCGGCGGCGTGCTGCGCGGCTAA